The sequence below is a genomic window from Clostridia bacterium.
CACTGGCAACGTGGCTACTGAAGAGGTGGCGGCTGCTCTCAAGCTCCTGCTAAACATAGATACTGGTGTGAACCTCAGCAAGCTCGGAGAGGTATCGACTCTGGTGGAAGAGATCTCTGGCGTTCCAATATGGGCAAACAAGCCCATCAACGGCAAGCGCCTGTTCTGGCTGGAATCTGGAGTTGTGGTCGACGCCAAGTCGAAGATCGAGGGAGCCGGCATAAAGCCTGCCATGTGTCCGTTCATGCCGGAAGTTGTGGGGCATGAGCCCATCCGCGTTGTCATGGGAGGCTCAAGCGGCAAGGCCAGCGTCAAGTTCTTCCTTGAGCAGCGGGGGATCCCGTGCACAGATAAGCAGGTAGACGAGGTTCTAGAGAGGGCGAAGAACCTTGGCCGCGAGAATCGTCGAGTGCTGACTGACGAGGAGATCGACAGCATAATTGCCGACGTGTGCGGCAAGTGAGGTGCGGACCCATGGTTAGGGTGATACTGCTCGATCCTGCCGATAACGTCGCCACACTAGTTGGCGCGGGTCGAAAGGGCGACACGGTTGAACTCGTCACGCTGCTAAACGATATCCCTTCCGGGCATAAGGTTGCATTGCGCGCCATCGGTCGCGGAGAACAGGTGATCAAGTACGGGGCGCCCATAGGCATTGCGACGAGCGACATTGCCCCCGGAACCCATGTGCACATCC
It includes:
- a CDS encoding UxaA family hydrolase, which codes for MVRVILLDPADNVATLVGAGRKGDTVELVTLLNDIPSGHKVALRAIGRGEQVIKYGAPIGIATSDIAPGTHVHIHNVESARGKGRGTE